In Massilia violaceinigra, one DNA window encodes the following:
- the yidD gene encoding membrane protein insertion efficiency factor YidD, which produces MNTLLVWLLRGYQLMLSPMLGQRCRFYPTCSNYAIEAIRTHGAARGSLLSARRLCRCHPWDDGGFDPVPPARPKNSSTAACGCNHS; this is translated from the coding sequence ATGAATACCCTGCTCGTCTGGTTATTGCGTGGCTATCAGCTGATGTTATCCCCGATGCTGGGGCAGCGCTGCCGCTTTTACCCGACCTGCTCCAATTATGCGATCGAAGCGATCCGCACCCACGGCGCCGCGCGCGGCAGCCTGCTTAGCGCGCGCCGCCTGTGCCGCTGCCATCCGTGGGATGATGGCGGATTCGATCCGGTGCCGCCCGCGCGCCCGAAGAATTCTTCTACAGCCGCTTGCGGCTGCAACCACTCCTGA
- a CDS encoding ORC-CDC6 family AAA ATPase, translated as MNFSINPFAESTIAEHIQSEEFVQIFSPAIINSAQELFRPGNVILRGAPGSGKSMLLTLLKPETQAAYADSGQDFPIPARVATYLGAGINLARAGAQDIGTRLSRNATAQDKQRLAGIFGDFINYYVTRDLLRSVQTVVEKGEPKLNAMTGVQPGASANLDQVAINLAKDPCWGGYLPIPSSFDNLLHLLEDRLKIYRSYFNFATDLLPEAVSNSITSIGEPIAVAAQCLRQCGVIGDATSVFIRIDQLEELYYLEKKFDLGVMFRQVVNKALAMRDPRVSYRIGVRGFAWEEQLTVYGSAARLEQGRDFSVVDLDVIFKRSENSKTWIFKSLAADVFKRRLIAAHLDVGKDDAANIMKAVLGKGISHDMLSQLYAGKAPDKTLDLDEQWPQPWKSFLEDLVKRSPLEAKFAEAWSRQRGKGDVVRMGFDPGSPPWGKYYWRKERNDQALMQIAAKSKARLVWSGVEDVIGLSGGNTLCFITVCKFIWQAWLRTPQASRYPNGKLPQIEPSVQATGIFDASRTWFENVISQGHNGDTRRRLIQMLGIWFSKEMGGDRAMSNPGHNGFSLTTDDIESDQEIRRVLAFAVDFGDLFEGPHTTKLADKKPRRKWYLSPILCPYFRIPHIRTKEPIYTNVSDLRRRIEAAEVLIGNGSGYKSQQAPVEVAQLNLFDKE; from the coding sequence ATGAACTTCTCAATAAACCCATTCGCAGAATCGACCATCGCTGAACATATCCAGTCGGAAGAGTTCGTCCAGATTTTCAGTCCGGCTATTATTAATTCTGCTCAAGAGCTTTTTCGGCCCGGAAATGTGATCTTAAGGGGCGCGCCAGGTAGCGGAAAAAGTATGCTTTTAACGCTTCTAAAACCTGAAACGCAAGCCGCGTATGCTGATTCAGGGCAAGATTTCCCGATTCCTGCGAGGGTAGCAACGTACCTAGGTGCTGGAATTAATCTAGCTAGGGCCGGCGCTCAAGATATCGGCACCCGTTTATCAAGGAATGCCACTGCACAGGATAAACAGCGGCTGGCAGGTATTTTTGGCGATTTCATCAATTATTATGTGACACGTGACCTTCTTCGTTCAGTTCAAACGGTAGTCGAGAAGGGTGAGCCTAAATTAAATGCAATGACAGGTGTGCAGCCAGGGGCTTCAGCGAATTTAGACCAAGTGGCTATTAATCTTGCAAAGGATCCCTGCTGGGGTGGTTATTTGCCTATACCGTCATCCTTTGATAATTTGCTTCATTTGCTTGAAGACCGATTGAAAATTTATCGATCCTATTTTAACTTCGCAACTGACCTGTTGCCTGAGGCTGTAAGCAATTCCATCACGTCGATTGGTGAGCCGATAGCGGTTGCTGCTCAATGTCTAAGGCAATGTGGAGTGATTGGAGACGCCACAAGTGTTTTCATTCGAATAGATCAGCTAGAAGAGTTATATTACCTGGAGAAGAAATTCGATCTAGGTGTTATGTTTCGGCAAGTGGTTAATAAAGCGCTAGCTATGCGCGACCCCCGCGTGTCCTATCGAATTGGCGTCCGTGGATTTGCTTGGGAAGAGCAGCTTACGGTGTATGGCTCTGCGGCGCGACTGGAACAAGGGCGTGACTTTTCGGTTGTCGACCTTGATGTTATTTTTAAGAGATCCGAGAATTCGAAGACTTGGATATTTAAGAGCCTCGCCGCGGATGTTTTTAAGAGGCGGTTAATTGCAGCGCATCTCGATGTAGGGAAGGATGATGCCGCTAATATAATGAAGGCAGTTTTGGGAAAGGGAATTTCTCATGATATGCTTTCGCAGCTCTATGCAGGCAAGGCCCCAGATAAAACCCTGGATTTGGACGAACAATGGCCACAGCCTTGGAAGAGTTTCCTGGAAGATCTTGTGAAGAGGTCACCACTTGAAGCAAAATTTGCCGAGGCATGGTCGCGGCAAAGGGGTAAGGGCGATGTGGTTCGGATGGGGTTTGATCCCGGCTCACCGCCGTGGGGAAAATACTACTGGAGGAAAGAACGGAACGATCAAGCGCTAATGCAAATAGCTGCGAAGTCCAAGGCACGCTTGGTATGGTCTGGGGTTGAAGATGTTATAGGATTGAGTGGCGGCAATACGCTGTGCTTTATTACGGTTTGCAAATTTATATGGCAAGCTTGGTTGCGTACGCCTCAAGCGAGCCGCTATCCGAATGGCAAACTCCCACAGATTGAACCTTCAGTGCAAGCGACAGGTATATTCGATGCCAGCCGTACATGGTTTGAGAATGTAATTTCTCAAGGTCATAATGGCGATACACGTCGACGGTTGATTCAAATGTTGGGAATTTGGTTTAGTAAAGAAATGGGGGGAGATCGTGCTATGTCCAATCCAGGGCATAACGGATTTTCCCTAACGACTGATGACATCGAGTCCGATCAGGAAATCCGCCGTGTATTGGCTTTCGCCGTGGATTTTGGTGATCTCTTTGAAGGGCCTCATACAACCAAGCTCGCCGATAAGAAACCAAGACGCAAATGGTATTTATCTCCAATACTTTGTCCTTACTTTAGAATTCCACACATTCGAACGAAGGAACCGATTTATACAAATGTATCGGATCTTCGTCGGCGCATCGAGGCGGCGGAGGTGTTGATTGGCAATGGCAGTGGCTATAAATCACAACAAGCGCCTGTTGAAGTCGCACAGTTGAATTTATTCGACAAGGAATAG
- a CDS encoding AAA family ATPase, with product MNSIDKITIRGYKSIRSLEKLRLSNLNVLIGANGAGKSNFISFFRMLARLMASELNYYVAKSGGPDARCLLCRPRCTYLPQHAAARKPGSLTFL from the coding sequence ATGAATTCTATCGATAAAATTACTATTCGCGGCTACAAGTCAATTCGCTCATTGGAAAAGCTCAGGCTTAGCAATCTGAATGTGCTGATTGGCGCTAATGGCGCAGGAAAGAGCAACTTCATCAGTTTTTTCCGCATGTTGGCGCGCCTGATGGCGAGCGAGTTGAACTACTATGTCGCCAAAAGCGGTGGGCCTGATGCCCGGTGTCTGCTGTGCCGACCCCGCTGCACATATTTACCGCAGCATGCTGCGGCTCGGAAGCCTGGCTCGCTTACTTTTCTTTAG
- the gyrB gene encoding DNA topoisomerase (ATP-hydrolyzing) subunit B, producing the protein MSENTPAIPAKIEEYGASSIQILEGLEAVRKRPGMYIGDTSDGTGLHHLVFEVLDNSIDESLAGHCTEIHVTIHSDNSISITDNGRGVPTGLKFDDKHEPKRSAAEIVMTELHAGGKFDQNSYKVSGGLHGVGVSCVNGLSKLLKLTIRRDGKVHYMEFVRGVPQNREIEMIDGVAVSPIKVIGETDKRGTDVHFWADEEIFTHVEFHYEILAKRIRELSFLNNGVNIKLTDQRTGKEEIFAFEGGTRGFVEYINKAKTVLHPTVFQATGERLSDQGTNISVDVSMQWNDAYNEQVLCFTNNIPQRDGGTHLTGLRAAMTRVINKYIDEHDFAKKAKVEISGDDMREGLTCVLSVKVPEPKFSSQTKDKLVSSEVRGPVEEIVAKTLTDYLMEKPNDAKIICGKIVEAARAREAARKARDLTRRKGIMDGLGLSAKLADCQEKDPALCELYIVEGDSAGGSAKQGRDRKFQAILPLRGKVLNVEKARFEKMLSSEQITTLIATLGTSIGPDEFNVEKLRYHRIIIMTDADVDGAHIRTLLLTLFYRQMPQLVERGHIYIAQPPLYKVKSGRDERYLKDDVEEASYMMTVALNSAVLTPRDGGEPISGEPLAELVRQFNLANAIMMRLTRVIDRAALTAIMTGVTLNLDTLDNAGVSAAAMEKMIDDKAVKVSVRSDDLSEKHALRIERMHHGNIQVSSIDADFVQGADYSTLASAAATFQGLIGEGAFIRRGEGERMKETAVDDFHHAMQWLRDEAERTVSKQRYKGLGEMNPEQLWETTMDPTVRRLLKVQIDDAIAADQIFTTLMGDEVEPRRNFIESNALRAGNIDA; encoded by the coding sequence ATGTCCGAGAACACACCAGCAATCCCCGCCAAGATCGAAGAATACGGAGCCTCCTCAATCCAGATCCTCGAAGGTCTGGAAGCGGTGCGCAAGCGCCCCGGCATGTACATTGGCGACACCTCGGACGGCACCGGCCTGCACCACCTGGTGTTCGAAGTGCTGGACAACTCAATCGACGAATCGCTGGCGGGTCACTGCACCGAAATCCACGTCACGATCCACTCGGACAATTCGATTTCGATCACCGATAACGGCCGCGGCGTACCGACCGGCCTCAAATTCGACGACAAACACGAGCCGAAGCGCAGCGCCGCCGAAATCGTCATGACCGAATTGCACGCCGGCGGCAAGTTCGACCAGAACTCGTACAAAGTCTCGGGCGGTCTGCACGGCGTGGGCGTGTCCTGCGTCAACGGCCTGTCGAAACTGCTCAAGCTGACCATCCGCCGCGACGGCAAAGTGCACTACATGGAATTCGTACGGGGCGTGCCGCAGAACCGCGAAATCGAAATGATCGACGGCGTGGCTGTTTCGCCGATCAAGGTCATCGGCGAAACCGACAAACGCGGCACCGACGTCCACTTCTGGGCCGACGAAGAGATTTTCACGCACGTCGAATTTCACTACGAAATCCTGGCCAAGCGGATTCGCGAACTGTCGTTCCTGAATAACGGCGTCAATATCAAACTGACTGACCAGCGCACCGGCAAGGAAGAAATCTTCGCCTTCGAAGGCGGCACGCGTGGCTTCGTCGAGTACATCAACAAAGCCAAGACCGTCCTGCACCCGACCGTGTTCCAGGCCACCGGCGAACGCCTGTCCGACCAGGGCACCAATATCAGCGTCGACGTCTCCATGCAATGGAACGACGCCTACAACGAACAGGTGCTGTGCTTCACCAATAACATTCCGCAGCGCGACGGCGGCACCCACCTGACCGGCCTGCGCGCCGCGATGACGCGCGTGATCAACAAATATATCGACGAGCACGATTTCGCCAAGAAAGCCAAGGTTGAAATCAGCGGCGACGACATGCGCGAAGGCCTGACCTGCGTGCTGTCGGTGAAAGTGCCCGAGCCGAAATTCAGCTCGCAGACCAAGGACAAACTGGTATCGAGCGAAGTGCGCGGCCCGGTCGAGGAAATCGTCGCCAAGACGCTGACCGACTACCTGATGGAAAAGCCGAACGACGCCAAAATCATTTGCGGCAAAATCGTGGAAGCGGCGCGCGCGCGTGAAGCGGCCCGCAAGGCCCGCGACCTGACCCGCCGCAAAGGCATCATGGACGGTTTGGGCCTGTCGGCCAAACTGGCCGATTGCCAGGAAAAAGACCCGGCGCTGTGCGAACTGTACATCGTCGAGGGTGATTCGGCAGGTGGCTCGGCAAAACAAGGGCGCGACCGTAAATTCCAGGCCATTTTGCCGCTGCGCGGCAAGGTGCTGAACGTGGAAAAGGCGCGCTTTGAAAAGATGCTGTCGTCGGAACAGATCACGACCCTGATCGCGACTTTGGGTACCTCGATCGGACCGGACGAATTCAACGTCGAGAAGCTGCGTTATCACCGCATTATTATTATGACCGATGCGGACGTCGATGGCGCCCACATCCGCACCCTGCTGCTGACCCTGTTCTATCGCCAGATGCCACAACTAGTGGAACGCGGCCATATCTATATCGCGCAACCGCCGCTGTACAAGGTCAAGTCGGGCCGCGACGAGCGTTATCTCAAGGATGACGTGGAAGAAGCGAGCTACATGATGACGGTGGCGTTAAACAGCGCCGTACTGACCCCGCGCGACGGCGGCGAGCCGATTTCCGGCGAACCGCTGGCCGAACTGGTACGCCAGTTCAACCTGGCGAACGCGATCATGATGCGCCTGACGCGCGTGATCGACCGCGCCGCGCTGACCGCCATCATGACCGGCGTGACGCTCAATCTGGACACGCTGGACAACGCCGGGGTATCGGCCGCCGCGATGGAAAAGATGATCGACGACAAAGCCGTCAAGGTGAGTGTGCGTTCGGACGACCTGAGCGAAAAACACGCGCTGCGCATCGAGCGTATGCACCATGGCAATATCCAGGTAAGCTCGATCGATGCCGATTTTGTGCAGGGTGCCGATTATTCGACCTTGGCCAGTGCTGCGGCGACCTTCCAGGGTTTGATCGGCGAAGGCGCGTTTATCCGCCGCGGCGAAGGCGAGCGCATGAAGGAAACGGCGGTTGACGACTTCCACCACGCGATGCAATGGCTGCGCGACGAAGCCGAGCGCACTGTCAGCAAGCAGCGCTACAAAGGGCTGGGCGAGATGAATCCGGAACAGCTGTGGGAAACCACGATGGACCCGACTGTGCGCCGTTTGCTGAAAGTGCAGATCGATGACGCGATTGCGGCGGATCAAATTTTCACCACCTTGATGGGTGATGAAGTCGAGCCGCGCAGGAACTTCATTGAGTCGAATGCGCTACGGGCGGGAAATATCGACGCCTAA
- the rpmH gene encoding 50S ribosomal protein L34, whose protein sequence is MKRTYQPSVVRRKRTHGFRARMATRGGRDVLNARRAKGRKRLAV, encoded by the coding sequence ATGAAACGTACTTACCAACCTTCCGTCGTTCGTCGCAAGCGTACGCACGGCTTCCGCGCACGTATGGCTACCCGTGGCGGTCGCGATGTGCTCAATGCACGCCGCGCCAAGGGTCGCAAACGCCTGGCTGTATAA
- a CDS encoding phosphoribosyltransferase-like protein, whose translation MNRIFDEWQSHQDREILCSQLMEKYGLYAKKLFANYEPLIISNSDSVPRDFFQRLDLWLKNFANDDDRWEAFQLIDDIFYVGRHELVELYRVAFEMTVPNWVAEVHNFDLRSKNIIAELKNTVAKTWFCPITDSLRISAFRHVNHIEQPEYFPDWRSLERFGSETAIKDYIRDQKFKQVVLIEDFVGSGTQITPAVEFAKRISEVPVLIVPLIIGSKGCDTLQQLADKSEGKIQFKPVVVLSGDCVVTRLAAIPELATSTRARKMVELYAQSTGDKKAYGFEDEQGYLFVSEANCPNNTIRPIHSESKWSPLFPRSGRRKLK comes from the coding sequence ATGAACCGCATATTCGATGAGTGGCAGTCCCATCAAGATCGAGAAATACTTTGCTCTCAGTTAATGGAGAAGTATGGCCTTTACGCAAAGAAACTTTTCGCGAATTATGAGCCGCTCATCATTTCCAATTCCGACTCTGTCCCGAGAGATTTTTTTCAGCGACTAGACCTTTGGCTGAAAAACTTTGCGAACGACGACGATCGATGGGAAGCATTCCAGCTAATAGATGATATATTTTATGTTGGTCGTCACGAGCTCGTTGAATTGTATCGCGTGGCATTCGAAATGACCGTGCCAAATTGGGTTGCCGAAGTTCACAATTTCGATCTGCGAAGCAAGAATATTATTGCCGAATTAAAGAATACCGTCGCGAAAACATGGTTCTGTCCAATTACAGATAGCCTGAGAATTAGCGCGTTTAGACACGTCAATCATATCGAGCAACCTGAATATTTTCCGGATTGGAGGTCTTTGGAGAGGTTTGGTTCTGAGACTGCAATCAAGGATTATATTAGAGACCAGAAATTTAAGCAAGTTGTGCTTATTGAAGATTTCGTGGGATCTGGTACCCAAATTACGCCGGCAGTAGAATTTGCAAAACGGATTAGTGAGGTTCCTGTATTAATTGTTCCACTAATTATCGGATCTAAAGGATGTGACACGCTACAGCAGCTGGCGGATAAGAGTGAGGGGAAAATACAGTTTAAGCCAGTGGTAGTGCTGAGCGGCGATTGTGTCGTCACGCGTTTAGCGGCGATTCCTGAACTCGCTACTTCTACAAGAGCCAGAAAGATGGTTGAGCTATACGCTCAGTCCACCGGCGACAAAAAAGCTTATGGCTTTGAAGATGAGCAAGGATATCTTTTTGTTTCTGAGGCGAATTGTCCGAACAATACGATCAGGCCCATACACTCCGAATCTAAATGGAGTCCTCTTTTCCCGCGGTCGGGGCGACGGAAGCTGAAATGA
- the dnaA gene encoding chromosomal replication initiator protein DnaA, producing MENFWQTCSAQLELELTPQQFSAWIKPLVALDYEDGKLRIAAPNRFKLDWVKSQFANRITALASQYWEAPTEVQFVLDPRNALPKKPVAPHPAPNDGPLPGTINNGPGNGNGTADNPAAPEMFNIGNSPRREQSRVNTDLTFDSFVTGKANQLARAAAIQVANNPGVSYNPLFFYGGVGLGKTHLIHAIGNQVMADQPGAKIRYIHAEQYVRDVVTAYQRKGFDDFKHYYHSLDMLLIDDIQFFGGKSRTQEEFFYAFEALIAAKKQIIITSDTYPKEITGMDDRLISRFDSGLTVAIEPPELEMRVAILLKKAQSEGVTFSDDVAFFVAKHLRSNVRELEGALRKILAYSRFHGKDITIDVVKEALKDLLSVQNRQISVENIQKTVADFFSIKVADMYSKRRPANIARPRQIAMYLAKELTQKSLPEIGELFGGRDHTTVLHAVRKIALDRTKNAECNHELHVLEQTLKG from the coding sequence ATGGAAAATTTTTGGCAGACCTGTTCCGCGCAGTTGGAACTGGAGCTGACGCCGCAACAATTCAGTGCGTGGATCAAACCGCTGGTTGCCCTCGACTACGAGGACGGCAAGTTGCGCATCGCAGCACCGAACCGCTTCAAGCTGGACTGGGTGAAGTCGCAGTTCGCCAACCGCATCACCGCCCTCGCCTCCCAGTACTGGGAAGCGCCGACGGAAGTGCAGTTCGTGCTCGACCCGCGTAACGCGCTGCCGAAAAAACCGGTCGCGCCCCACCCGGCCCCGAACGACGGCCCGCTGCCCGGCACCATCAACAATGGCCCCGGCAATGGTAACGGTACGGCGGACAATCCGGCGGCACCGGAAATGTTCAACATCGGAAATTCGCCGCGTCGCGAACAGAGCCGCGTCAACACCGACCTGACCTTCGACAGCTTCGTCACCGGTAAGGCCAACCAGCTGGCGCGCGCCGCCGCGATCCAGGTGGCCAACAATCCGGGCGTGAGCTACAACCCGCTGTTCTTCTACGGCGGCGTGGGCCTCGGTAAAACGCACTTGATCCACGCGATCGGCAACCAGGTGATGGCCGACCAGCCGGGCGCGAAGATTCGCTACATCCACGCGGAACAGTATGTACGCGACGTCGTCACCGCCTATCAGCGCAAGGGCTTCGACGACTTCAAGCATTACTACCACTCGCTGGACATGCTGCTGATCGATGATATTCAATTCTTCGGCGGCAAGAGCCGTACGCAGGAAGAGTTTTTCTACGCGTTCGAGGCACTGATTGCAGCGAAGAAGCAGATCATCATCACCAGCGATACGTATCCAAAAGAAATCACCGGCATGGACGACCGCCTGATCTCGCGTTTCGATTCCGGCCTGACGGTGGCGATCGAGCCGCCGGAGCTGGAAATGCGCGTGGCGATCCTGCTCAAGAAAGCCCAGTCCGAAGGCGTGACGTTCTCCGACGACGTGGCCTTCTTCGTGGCCAAGCACCTGCGCTCGAACGTGCGCGAGCTCGAAGGCGCGCTGCGCAAGATCCTGGCGTACTCGCGCTTCCACGGCAAGGACATCACCATCGACGTGGTGAAGGAAGCGCTGAAGGATTTGCTGTCGGTACAGAACCGCCAGATCTCGGTGGAAAACATCCAGAAGACGGTGGCCGACTTCTTCAGCATCAAGGTGGCCGACATGTACTCCAAGCGCCGGCCTGCGAACATTGCGCGGCCGCGCCAGATCGCGATGTACCTGGCCAAGGAACTGACACAGAAGAGCTTGCCGGAGATCGGCGAACTGTTCGGCGGACGCGACCACACCACGGTGCTGCACGCGGTGCGCAAGATCGCACTCGACCGCACCAAGAACGCCGAGTGCAACCATGAGCTGCACGTCCTGGAACAGACTTTGAAGGGTTAA
- a CDS encoding DUF2760 domain-containing protein — protein MIDSTPDSNHPSPDNNPPSFLRRIPIAFGAFFGALSDADFAGRVERVRHGSIPAPTPAPAPVAPVAAAPAPAPKPAAPTPDTALQLLSLLQRDARLIDFTQENLSGFSDADIGAAARVVHEGCAKVLREHFTIVPVRDEAEGSRVTLNDGFDARAVRLTGNVVGKAPFNGSISHRGWRAADVRLPTLAAGHDATVVAQAEVEL, from the coding sequence ATGATCGACTCGACGCCAGACTCGAATCACCCGTCCCCGGACAACAACCCGCCTTCTTTCCTCCGCCGCATTCCGATCGCTTTCGGCGCATTCTTCGGCGCGCTGTCGGATGCCGACTTCGCCGGCCGGGTTGAGCGCGTGCGTCATGGCAGCATCCCCGCGCCAACGCCCGCCCCTGCACCAGTCGCCCCGGTGGCCGCCGCACCAGCGCCAGCCCCCAAGCCAGCCGCTCCCACGCCAGACACCGCCCTGCAGCTGCTGTCCCTGCTCCAGCGCGATGCGCGCCTGATCGACTTCACCCAGGAAAACCTGAGCGGCTTCTCCGACGCCGACATCGGCGCCGCCGCGCGCGTGGTCCACGAAGGCTGCGCCAAGGTACTGCGCGAACACTTCACCATCGTCCCCGTGCGCGACGAAGCCGAAGGCAGCCGCGTCACCCTGAACGACGGCTTCGACGCCCGCGCGGTACGCCTGACCGGCAACGTGGTCGGCAAGGCCCCGTTCAACGGCAGCATCAGCCATCGCGGCTGGCGCGCGGCGGACGTCCGCCTGCCCACTCTGGCCGCCGGCCACGACGCCACCGTGGTGGCCCAGGCGGAGGTGGAACTGTGA
- the dnaN gene encoding DNA polymerase III subunit beta has product MQLVKTTRDTLLRPLQIVSGIVERRHTMPILANILIRKDGENVSFLSTDTEVQITTHASIGSGADVAGTTVAARKLLDILRALPESGDVTMTLLNKRLTVQTGKSRFALQTLAAEEFPTVSVADTYNATVTLPQKTLKHLFNMVHFSMAQQDIRYYLNGLLLVLDGRNVIAVATDGHRLAFCQVETEQEFTRQEVIIPRKTIIELQRLLEESDETVQLDISTSQVKLTFADIELVSKLVEGKFPDYTRVIPKGYKNDFTIGRDELLRSLQRAAIMTSDKFKGVRCIISPGSMKISSTNADQEEAVEELEIDYGGDSVDIGFNVTYLLDVLNNLKCDQINIALGDSNSSALISIPDNADFKYVVMPMRI; this is encoded by the coding sequence ATGCAATTGGTCAAAACCACCCGAGATACCCTTCTCCGGCCACTGCAGATCGTGAGCGGTATTGTCGAGCGTCGGCACACTATGCCGATTCTGGCCAATATCCTCATCCGCAAGGACGGCGAAAACGTCTCGTTCCTGTCGACGGACACCGAAGTGCAGATCACGACGCACGCCAGCATCGGCTCGGGTGCCGATGTGGCCGGTACCACCGTGGCCGCGCGCAAGCTGCTGGACATTTTGCGCGCCCTGCCCGAGTCGGGCGACGTCACGATGACCCTGCTGAACAAGCGCCTGACGGTGCAGACCGGCAAATCGCGCTTTGCGCTGCAAACCCTGGCGGCGGAAGAGTTTCCGACCGTTTCGGTCGCGGACACCTACAACGCCACGGTCACCCTGCCGCAGAAAACGCTCAAGCACCTGTTCAACATGGTGCACTTTTCGATGGCGCAACAGGACATCCGTTACTACCTGAACGGCCTGCTGCTGGTGCTCGATGGCCGCAACGTGATCGCCGTGGCGACCGACGGCCACCGCCTGGCGTTTTGCCAGGTCGAGACCGAGCAGGAATTCACGCGCCAGGAAGTCATCATTCCGCGCAAGACGATTATCGAATTGCAGCGTTTGCTGGAAGAAAGCGACGAGACGGTCCAGTTGGACATTTCCACTTCCCAAGTCAAGCTGACCTTCGCCGACATCGAGCTGGTCTCGAAGCTGGTGGAAGGCAAGTTCCCGGATTACACGCGTGTGATTCCGAAGGGCTACAAGAACGACTTCACGATCGGCCGCGACGAGTTGCTGCGTTCGCTGCAACGCGCGGCGATCATGACGAGCGACAAATTCAAGGGCGTACGCTGCATCATCAGCCCGGGCAGCATGAAGATCAGCTCGACCAATGCCGATCAGGAAGAAGCGGTTGAAGAGCTGGAGATCGACTACGGCGGCGACAGTGTCGACATTGGTTTCAACGTGACCTATTTGCTGGACGTGTTGAACAATTTGAAGTGCGACCAGATCAACATCGCCCTGGGCGACTCGAACTCGTCGGCGCTGATTTCGATTCCGGATAACGCGGACTTCAAGTACGTCGTTATGCCGATGCGGATTTAA
- a CDS encoding DNA cytosine methyltransferase — protein sequence MGNKRLTAVSLFSGCGGLDSGFEAAGFRILSAHDIDPVAVQNYNNNLVPVGVVSDISSKEFTIPSGVDVVISGSPCQGFSLVGKRNVLDPRNSLLLTSCELVRKASPRAAIFENVPGALAGAHKEIWDNGVKILQSAGYRVHYETIAMNDYGVAQMRKRVFLIAFKDRDPFSLSDTLRPVTPPSLRDVLDSAHRVGSGDLFLPMAPGSLDWRIAERIGPGRKLCDVRAGERSVHSWEIPEVFGETSSEEKELLISILKLRRQLRRRENGDADPVDIAVLTKLHGKGVVKKTAQLVEKNFLTFDGNYVDLRRRFNGKYRRFSWDAPSYTVDTNFGNPRYFLHPSEHRGFSVREAARIQSFPDTFDFSGSIRDQFKVIGNAVPPAISVLLAQQLKAALYSKL from the coding sequence TTGGGCAACAAGAGGTTAACGGCTGTTAGCCTGTTCTCAGGGTGCGGTGGTCTAGACAGCGGGTTTGAGGCCGCTGGCTTTCGCATTCTGAGCGCACATGACATTGATCCTGTAGCGGTACAGAACTATAACAACAATCTCGTCCCTGTCGGCGTAGTGTCGGATATCTCATCCAAGGAATTCACCATACCGAGTGGTGTTGATGTCGTTATTTCAGGATCTCCATGCCAAGGTTTCTCCTTAGTGGGGAAACGGAACGTCCTAGATCCTCGCAACTCATTGTTGTTAACGTCTTGCGAACTTGTTCGTAAGGCCTCTCCTCGCGCAGCAATATTCGAAAATGTCCCCGGTGCCTTGGCTGGCGCACATAAAGAGATTTGGGACAATGGCGTCAAGATATTGCAAAGTGCTGGCTATCGCGTTCACTACGAAACTATCGCCATGAACGACTATGGTGTAGCGCAAATGCGCAAACGGGTTTTTCTGATCGCGTTTAAGGACAGAGACCCATTTTCTTTGAGCGATACTCTGCGCCCTGTCACTCCCCCATCTTTGCGTGACGTGTTGGACTCAGCTCATCGAGTTGGGTCAGGCGACTTGTTCTTGCCCATGGCCCCTGGAAGCTTGGACTGGCGAATTGCGGAGCGGATTGGACCTGGACGAAAGCTCTGCGACGTTCGTGCTGGAGAGCGGAGCGTACATAGCTGGGAAATCCCAGAAGTGTTTGGCGAAACTTCGTCTGAGGAAAAGGAGTTGCTGATTTCTATTTTGAAGCTAAGGCGGCAGTTGCGTCGGAGAGAAAACGGAGACGCCGATCCAGTTGATATTGCTGTTTTGACAAAACTCCACGGTAAGGGAGTTGTAAAAAAAACCGCTCAGCTTGTTGAAAAGAATTTCCTCACATTTGATGGGAATTATGTTGACCTCAGGCGACGTTTCAACGGCAAATATCGCCGTTTCTCTTGGGACGCGCCAAGTTACACGGTTGATACCAACTTCGGCAATCCACGTTATTTCCTTCACCCTAGCGAACATAGGGGATTTTCGGTGCGGGAGGCCGCGAGGATCCAGAGCTTCCCGGATACATTCGACTTTTCGGGATCCATCAGAGACCAATTTAAGGTTATTGGCAACGCCGTACCGCCTGCCATATCTGTATTGTTGGCTCAGCAGTTGAAAGCTGCTTTATATAGCAAATTATGA